CAAGGATGTTTGCTGCATCATCTGTGTTTGTACATTTTTTATCACATGGGGAGGCAAGAACgtaaaaaagcaacaaatcttTTCTGTTCTGCTTTTTGAACAAGGGAAATTTCTGTAGGACCCGATACTCTGCATGATCAGCCTTGCCTTCAAGTTTTTCACGGCATTCTTTAGTCTAGATCTTTTTAACATCGGCCCAGGTCTTAACACTTTTAGGGCAAGCAGCGATAACGTCGTCCCATTGCACGTGTCCATAAGGACACTGTTGTACAACATCTGGCCATTTGAGGAGCGTCGCTGCCACCACCCTTCTGCCAACATATACGTCACAGTTCAGAATGGCTTTCTTCACAACTTCTCCAGAGTCAAGGACCTGAGTCACGTCATATTTTTTGGTTTTACTGTTGTAGGGGATGGCCACAGCCAGACTGAACATTGGGTTTCGCCTGTCAATGGAGaccaaatgtgacatttaataaTGTTTcccaaaattaaacaaacaaacaaatgaaggaAGAAAAAGTCAGTTAAAGCTGGACTTATCAAAAGCACTTGAGGCTAAGTAAACTGAATACTAAACTAAATAGAGAACAGATTAGTAAAGTTTACTTACGTGTTACCATTCTTTGCTGTGTACTGTGGCGTGTATCTACCAAAGGAAACAGACATgtgatactgtacattttaaaagATCTGAATATTTGTTAGATGAAAAGATTCAGAGCTGAAAGAATTAGCCTTAAAGCATTAAGACGGGATTTGCAGTAGAGCCCTCTGACTAGctcatgttttcctgtttttagttatttacagttttactcACGGTGTGATAGTGcagtaaattaaaataaaaataaaataaaataaaataattttctcAATGTTATTTTTAGACCATTTATCCAAAACAGACTGTTTGCTTATTAGACACATTTTCTACAACAATTTGGGGACAAACTCACTTGTTTAGTATTTCGTCTACAATTGGTCCAAGTTTGTTCTGATCCACAGCTGCTGAACTGTTGCCAGACAGTAACACAGGCAGCGTTACCACCAGCCACCAGAGATCAGCCATGTTTGAAAAAGAGCAGAGAAGAGCAAATCCACAAACAGTATCTTCCtccttacatacagtatattgaatCCAGTTAAGTTTTTATATGAGTGCTAAAGATGATGCTCAGTGGAAGTAGGCTGAAGTGAATATGTGCTAGGTCACTTTTTATACAGCAGAGGAGAAGCCAAACCCTTAGACTGACACAGTGTCATGAAAATCTGTAATAGGAGGAAGACATTACAGGAAGTTAAACACAACTCGTGATACAGATGGTAGAGACCTGATACAGAGTCTGGAGTCTGGATGGGACCAATAACAGAGACTGAGACTAACTTTCTTATAAGTTTTTCAAACCATTGTGTGGTGTAATGACTTGCGGCCAAAGTCACCTTGATAAGTAAAAATGACAGATCAACAATGGATCCAACTCCTGACTGTTTTGGGAAGTGGGAGATTTTACTAGAACAAACGTTACCTTTAACCGGACATTGAACATCTTCCTGTAATTGTAGAGccttgtttgattttgtttgatTGTTCTTTGTGTCACCTGGCGAGTGATGTGGGTGGCTCTACGATtgggtgtggaggaggaggaggagggagcaagTGTTTTCAGTGCTACCTGTTGTCGTGATTCAGGACGGAGAGGATGTTAGTTCCATTCAGAAGTTAAGTGCACAGGGTAAGATTTTTATGGATTGACATACTAGCAGCGCCATGGTTTTATTGaggctttgttgtttttattttgtagtgcTGCTGAATGTTGCGGTGTGGCCATACAGTCATTTGGGTAGCTCTTACGTGCCCATAGGTGGCactgtttattttgtgtgagcatgtgtgttctgttctctgtgtgcagTTCCAGGGTGAAGTGATATCTGCCATTTACACCTGTGTCGTGGTGTCTATAAAAGGAACACACATGGATgcaggaagggggaggagacgCCGAGAAAATGAGAGGCCGAGGGTTGAGAGAACCAGCTGCCTGGCCAAGTGGAGGAAGCGAGAGGTGTTTGTGTCAGTCAAGAGTGTAGTGAGTGGGGGAGGTAACCAAAGGGATAGCCAGGGGCCCCTTTACACTGCACCATGTAGCGATACCCAGTGTCAAGCACACTAGTCGTAGCGGTGGTGTCCCCTTCTGTGTTATGGGCTTTGCCTGTTTGTAGTGTTAGGTAGaactttactttacattttgtTGGCAGTGTCTTGGTTAGATTTAGAGGTGGTattctttgttttgttataTTAAGTTCTTGGCACCACTGGGCATTCATTTTTCCCCTGTGTACCTGTATGtgagaaaagaataaaaacacgCGAATAAAACAgccttcctcctcacctcatTATTTGTGTTCGCTgtgaaaaattgtgcctttgtgctttttcttatccaacacagtcatcatgtgctggttaggtgcaatactgaactgaacattcttacacaaacaactaatctcttgtgccctgtcgtacatcaagtctaaacatctgatgttccatttgactgatatatgtttgtcttttacacccagactctggctccatcctatctgactccccaccagacccaaggctgtaaaaccgaatgcatcttgtcttcgaagcttggtgttccttcctttggataacaagacacgatgatgcagaagtgagaatgtaaacattcttactcacAGCGAAAgcatgcactgatctccccagctgtttttttggtttgttgatgtgcacgatcaacatccatgtatTTGGTTTGCTTTCCCCGTTAttcttattttcctttatttttataatacatctcacaaaagacaactctgcAGCTATGATGTCTCGTTTAGGCCCAATGGCCCACAGtatcctgtcagaactctggctgcagcgttttgaataagctgtaggctttttaagagctgctaggacatcctatgagtaagaagTTACAGCCCAGAGGTaactttctaagtcctgtcagaactatCACCACTACATGGTGGTGGACATGCTTCCATAAAACAAACGAAACAATTTATATGTAGTAATTTTGGGGAAGCAGGTTGAACctagctactgtatgtttaatctAGTTAACACCAGATACCAATATGTATAGGATTTTACGTTGACAAAACTAAATCACTCTTTTTGTAATGGGTTTTTTCAGGGTTTTAGGGACATTCTCTGAAGAATGATGAACACAGAACCAGATCCTttcaatgttttattattctacTAGTACAGGCTATATAAATTAGTGAATGAGTAAATGTAGATAAAGCACAGTAAATGAACAATAAACCAGAAATAAATAACCAGCTTTAAATGAACAGATAAAGGGATGTTAATTACCTCAGTGTATAATAATTTTGGGCAAGAGAAAGGTGTATTTATTAACCTCTAAGTAACGTAAAAATCACAGATAATTTTAGGAAGGCTAACCTGCAAGTGGCTATGTGGGCACGACTTTTCAATCAATTAAGACTCAGTCTTGCCTGTTTTTGTCACTGTAGGCTGTTTTCGCAACAATCGGTACCGTTTCGGGCCAAGCAGGAAGTTCCTCTTGATTAGAGAGTAGCCGATGGTATCATTGCAGATACAGAGGACTATTTCTCACTTCAAATTATCCTATTTAAAATAATCTTTAATTTGGACAAGGTACTTTCTCGTTTCAATTAGCTTAAAGTTTGATcacacaaaaaatacaaaaacataattattCTTATATACAAATCAATATCCAAGTTAAGACAATAGGAATAAAATGCTTGTAATTATCAAAGTCTCATATGTATTTCTAAAGATGCCAGTACAATTTAAGTATTATCACATGGTAAAATGCTTTGTCTACTATCAAGTAATGTGCTGTCAGTAggggtgggcgatactgcaGACTTTGGAGTTGATCaaataccaagtaaatacttgACCAGTATCACCAATATCAATACCAATACTGAAGttttttgacaattaatgcattatcaaataaaaatacatttttatgactttcaggtgttttgttttgaattgtATTCATTATAAATCCCAGACAatgttcaacagtaaatataaatatataatataaattggtggtgttgtcactgtatttaacacccTTTTAGCAGATTGTATAGGTTGCTGTTGTTTCACTTGTGGCATAAAAATATAACCACATGCTgctactctttcttgcttccatccttcttcttcgtctgtgtcctcctcctgcttgtttgtttgctgaccCGAGCCCCTGAGTCATGCgagatctcaaagcaagagggaggggggtgttGGTGTGTGCCTGCTTCACTCTGGCATATGGCGCACAAGCATGACGCTTATATACAGGCACTTACGCGACCTAACTGtcttgtctgtctctctgcatctCTGATAGAGAATAGTGGAGGAAGATTCAGGCAGCCACAACTCCTATGGGCAGAAAAGAAATGAGACACTGATTCTATCCAGGTTTCtatccagtgtgaatacgttgatGTTTCACTAAACCAGGGAACAAAGTGAAGGTTTTGCCACAGCTTTCACAGCagtagggtttctctccagtgtgctTACGTTGGTGTGTCAGTAACTGAAGAAGCTGAGAgaacacttttccacactgttcgcACGAATAAGGTTTCACCCCAGTGTGGATCCTTTGGTGTCCCAGTAAACTACTGTGGTGGGAGAACACTTTTCCACACATTTCACACGAGTAAGGTTTCACCCCAGTGTGAACCCTTCGGTGTCCCTCTAAGCCACTGAGCTGGGAgaacacttttccacactgttcacacgagtaaggcttctctccagtgtgaatacgttggtgtgtCCGTAAACCACTTTGGTAGGAGAACACTTTTCCACAGTGGTCACAccagtaaggtttctctccagtgtgaacactttGGTGCCCAACTAAGCTACTGAGTCGGGaaaacgcttttccacactgtttacatgaatgaggtttctctccggTGTGAATAAGTTGGTGTCTTGCTAAACTAGTGAGACGAGTGAACGTTTTTCCACAGCTCTCACACCAGTGAGGCTTCTCACTAGTGTGAACACTTTGGTGTCTTACTAAACCACTGGGCTGAgtaaatgcttttccacacagtTTACacgagtaaggtttctctccagtgtgaatacgttgatGTGTCAGTAAGTGAATTAGTTGatagaatgcttttccacactggtcacatgagtGGGGTTTATCCCCAGTGTGAACAACTTGGTGTTTCAGTAAACTACTGCTGTAAGCAAATGCTTTTTCACATTGATCACATGAGTAGGGTTTCTCACTAGTATGAAcacgtttgtgtctgtgtaaatgacTGATATGAGAAAATGTTTTCCCACATTGTTCACACGTGTAAAGTGTCTCTCCGGTGTGAACACCACAGTGGATTTTCAAATCAGTCGGCCTGTTGAAGACTGCTCCACATTTGTTGCAGGTGTatggtctttgtcctgtatgaaTTTGCAGATGGGTCTTTAAGTTTCTTCTTGCAGCGAAGGTCTTGCTACACTGGTCACAGCTGTATTGTTTATCTCCAGAGTGAACCTTCAGATGATTCTTCAGCTCTGATGGTGTAGTGAAGGCTTGGTCACAttgctgacagagacacagccttgaagcctttcttcctctttgtttctaaGGTGACGGATATAGAAAAGACATAAATTAAATATCGTAATAGAACATATAACCAAACAATACCAAAACATATCAAGGTGAACATCTATTTACTatgttgtgctgctttttctcactTACAACAGCTACTGCCACTAACTCAACAAAAATGTAGATGTCTGTGTCTTATAGAACAACTGGAGTTAACTCCAGTGCAATATTTCTTGCAAAACTCAAAAAACTATAAACATCCATTTGTTTAGATcatgtaaatgcaaaacatTGTCAATACATGAATAAGGACAGTTAACATGTGTTCCTGCTTCAAAAAGTTGCTGTAATTAAGAGCAACCAGTTTGCATTCAGAAGTTCACCAGTTAACGTCGAAATACGTTAATACACTGGGTCCTGCTCGGTAATACTCGCttactgctgctcctcctttattcAGCTAATGGATCTGTCCTGTGTGGTTAAACCCGAGTCCTGTGGCTCTGTATCACATTGTTCTGGTCTTGATGGAATTCCAAGtcccaattttttttttttaattatgagCCCGTAATGATCTACTTCGGACACTAAAAACCACTCACTTATCCAACTGTAGTCTCCACAATGGCCCCACAAACATAGATATTGCAAAATTAAATAACTCAAACAAAACTGATATTCTGGTACTTTTTtatgactctctggttcatgttaacgCACTCCAGGTGCACTTActacttattttacattttgctactgGTCTAGCATAATTTGCTTCTTAGTTCCACACTTTGTCAATTCTAGCACACCACTCCCAGAACCAGCTCTGGTCCTGCCCAGACAAATGCAGAATACCAAAACATTATTTCCAACGCACACAATtggacagagtggagctgcagcataatCATGTACCACAGACAGCAAGATGTTCCAGTGACACAGAGAACTAAACAACTACTGCCGTGTTACAACATTCTGTGTGGACTCGGGTCCTCTACAGTGTTAGACCCTCTAGCTGGTGATCAAACAAAGAATTGGACACGGTCTGAAACATGCACAGATTCACAGTAGAGGTTGATGCATCctaattttttttctacttaCGCAGATTTCTGGATTTTAATTTACGCAAACTTTAGTGCAACAGACTTCTAAACCAGGGGGTTGGAAATAGAACCTTAGAGACGGGCAGTGTGGATGATTGACAGTGTTTTTTGCCATAAAACTTACAGACACCTTAATGAAACATTGAAGTTCAAAATTCTTTAGCACAAAGGCAATAAAAGCATTCACCTTTAAGTAGAATAAAAAAACTCAGCCAGCTAAAAAGTGTACATGACAGGTGGTACAACTGacaaatttaatataaatagtCTGAGTATCATAGAGCGTTTTCCCCTCGCCTTTTGATATCATAATATTTTCTTTAACCACCTGAGAGtaaggttttgtttgtttgtttccccacacaaacactcagtaAACCAAGTCACAGTCTGCAGACACTCCTTTTACTGACAGTACTTTGCATTTATCTCAATGCTTTCAGAAACTGTAACAACGCTCAGTTATTCAGATGTTCTGATGCTAACTTCTGTCCTAGTTCTTGCAATCACTACTGCTGCGACTGGATATTTTGACCATTTGTAAAcaccaagtttgcacaggacaagcaAGGAACTGAATACGATCTGACtcctttacatatttattacaattatttacttcctcttcaccctgtacacaTCAAACTataggtacaactcagagtcctgtcatctccagaagctctctgatgactctgcagtTGTAGAATGTGTCCAGTGAGGTGACGTCACAGAGACAGGTTTGttgactggtgtggacagaaccacctacAACTGAACATCAacaaaactaaggagctggggCCTCGTGTACAAAGGGTACTTATGCACAAAAATCTGGCATAAGTACGCATCTATGCCAATGTTCTtggcctttattagtcccacagcgggaaaattgcacctcacaacagcaacaggacagaaaaacagaaagatgCCATACAAAACACACATCCATGAACAGAGCAAATTCAGTTAACACTTCTGATTGAAGAGTccgatagcagcaggtaggaaagatctgcgatatCTCTTGAGAGGAGCCAGGGTGGTTTAGTTTATTACTGAGGCCGCTCTCCAGAGCAAactgagtcctccagtgggtgagaggtgggtcCATTAtagatgtcagtttagccaggacccttctctcacccacctcctgcaccacgTTCAGAGCGCAGCCCTGCCGACGGCAAaaatcaccatcaccaccatctcctttgtttaaGTAAGTCCTCTGTACACTGCATCAGCGTCATTGGTGATCAGGCCGACGTATCAATGTATCAAGATGCATCAATAACTATATAAAGTAGAAATGTGCTTAAATCTACaggagatagatagatagacagatagatagacctttattagtccTACAGCGAAAAAatttccatcagcagccagcttgaccggcactagtccgacagtggaagcaagttacagtacaaaacaatacaagccaaaaacacacgcacatacagtggcacacagtacaagtggaaaccttgctggaattttttcttgggtacatcaggacagatagataaggtgggagagcagacagtgagactgtaaggtgggggtgggggtggggggttgtatctgaatcagtgtagtgaagtgttgtttatggaagtatgaccgaggccgaccaagatgtttacatgtcagtccagcagttgtccttgaagggagtcacaacaggggaagaggatagatagaggcacagctggtgagctagattggacccgggaagggaggggtgagggagaagggacagaataatacacagccaattctaatacattttaacgatccatgactaatttgtctagatcaatacttcaatcggtcagaactcagggcttcagaGGTTATAAACTTGCTTACccagagcaaagcatgacaacTTTCCCTGTCTCCTAGCAACAAAAGTTCAAGTTATGGACTTACAATATGTATCATACAATAAATATCTAATCTatttataacaaaataaaccaaaatagaATGTATGTGAAATGAGAATCTACTATCATCTACTGCTGGTCCAGTTTTCTATGTATAATTAACAGAGGTTACAATCATACAGAATTATACAGTGTGAACCACATTCTAGGTAATAAACTCAGTAAAAAGCACTGACCTAGGGTCCAGGTATGATTCTACTGACTAAACTAGtgtagagagaaaagcacagagaaTGAGGAATTGGAAGCAAGTGTGTGAGCTGGACTCATTTTACTGTTGGACCAGGTCCACACACTTCCTTTCGAAGATTAATATCAGTTAATAGAAAATTCACCAGacccaatgtttttttttccctaagCTCTCTAACTCTCATCCGAGAGAACAGAGCTCCAAAGCAGCACTGAAGCGCCATCACAGAACAAAGACGACACAGGAAAAGGTTTGGCATCAGTGCTCAGTCTGGTGCTAACTTCCTAACAATCATTTCACTGTGACCCTGTGATGGGCCCAGGTCTCATCAGATCCAGTCATACATATAAACATTACCTGTGAAGGGGAAAGTGTGAAAAAGCAGCTACTGCTAATTTGTCTCACTTTCCAGCACAGACATCAGTCAAACCCTCCCTTCTCATCTTTACGAGCTGTGTGTTTATCTGGAGTCTGTCAAGTGATGAACCATCAGGATGCTGAAATCCATCTCATGTTCATGTTCtaacaaaacagagacaaataAGCAAACTGGGCTCAGGTTCAAAAGCGGTACCTCAGGACAACAGTTTCTCAGCACACAGAAATCTAACTCCAACTGTAATAGCCACAAAAAGCAAAGACCGGTCACATGCCTTCATTCCAAGTGTTCAttaactgtatgtgtgtatttcgGTAATAAGTCTTAATCAACCACTGAGAAAAAGAAGGGCCTCTACAAAAAGAGGGGACAGAAATCTGactcagaggaaaactactacttTTAAGTTGTAAAGTGAATCATAAACACTCGAGGCAGGGCGAAAGAAAGAGTTTGAGGACAGATCTGCCCAAACCACGAAAAACACCTGAAGAACTACAGACATAGCTCATAACATTAGAGACATATAATGTAGGGCTGCAAGtaatgattattttgataatcgcttttatgtgtcatttttttccccGATTCATCagataaatatattttaaaaaatattatgatgtgttgcttattagaaatcccttggttttttttttaaactaatttggattttgactctttaaatctcaatcaaaacacaacacacatatCCAAATTACTCAACATATaattaaacaaagcaagcatagagttttgttccaatgtgaagatctgcagcagctccagtcaacctgactgtgaGAGAAACCCCACGAAGACACAGGAGAACATataaactccacagagactcctgggctccttctagCTGTAAAGCAACAGTGACCACCACTAAAAACCTTGTCATTGTACTCACACAGGCCAAACATAACATTCTTTGTCTCCTAGTGCAGTGATGACATATGTTATAGGAATAATGTCTGCTCAGTGTGTTGAGTGTCTATGTGTTTTACATCCTGGTCCTCACTAGGTTCAGTCCGTGTTCTAGGACACCGGGAgtattgtctgtgttttacacactgtgtgtgtgggtcacagTGACCTGGAGTTCATCCCATGGGACCGAACActtctttattgaaaaaaaaaattgatttctttttaaattcaagatatagaaatatgttttactggaaatgcattaaaaacacagtgttcaaagaacaaaaccaataaAATGCAAACTTCAAAATTACATAATTTTTCACACTACACTAAAGTGTCTTTTTTCCCCATGTATTCCAATAATGATCACCTAATTTCCATCAGGCTACGTCGCTACAATAATAGTGAATATctactgttttcttttatatgtTTTGTAACACTGTAATGTCCAACAGCACTTGAACACCGCAACAGCGGCAAAAGGATTCGGCCTCATTCAGCAGGTTGAATCTgtccctgaaacgtagcgtccaactcacagacaggctgataatgctgcttggtttgctcaccagtctccaccggagttttttcttttactagttttcTTTGGTTCTGAACTCACGTTAGCTTATTTTGGCTCTTGTCCTGATGCTGGATaaatcaaaacaacatcaaaacgtgacgaacagcagtgtcaaaactatcgtgTATTGCCTCTAAAATATTGTAGATCGTAAGACCCCCAAACCATCGTATAAATACGATAATTATTGTATGTCTGgtaaacacggaccgcttgtctggaggtacaaACTAACTAAAAAACTAGCTACTTCACCGCGGTTACACACCGCATGACTTTCTGTTTTTTAGGATAAGGAATGAACAACTTCCGTTTTAATTGCTTTCAGGGGAgcatttcttttctttgagGTCCTAAATTTACCAAACTTGGTTTAAGATGTGCATGAAAACTAAATTATCTACAAGTAAATACAACAAGCGACTGAACTACGCTTAAAGCTGCCCGCGGATTGGACGGCTTCATCTCTCACGTCAACTACTTAGCTCAGGTGATAGATGTTAAACCCTTTTAGTGCCGCTTTTAGCGTCGAATCAGCACTGACCTGTTGATCTGTTGTACCAGCGTGGTCGGGGTCCTGCTTCTCCTCTACTCCGCTAGTAGACCGATCCTGCTCAGTAAAACTCGGCTGCTTCGTATCGCACTTGTCGTGATGATCCACGTTACGTTCCATCATACCAAGCTTGTTCTGATCCATTTTAGTCCAGGTCTCTAAACTGCAGCTGATCTTAAAAGTCTGCAACTCGAGTCTTTCGGCTCCACACAGCGTCGATCTCGTAAAGCGGAAACGTCGCAGAGTCGAGCGTCTCAGGCGTGTTCCACATCtggtgaccaatgagagcgagactCGTTACGTCATATATCACGTGTCGAGCTGCTTCGCTGCATTTGGTGTACGCACTTTGTAAAGGGTCCTAATCACGCTCATACTGTGGCCTTTATTAGAGGGGGAGGTTGATGACGTCATTGTCATGTTTacaattgaatttaattgagGAAGAATGTTAGTAGAGAcgtacattttaaaacatagctacacacacattcatccacaCTGTGTGAATCCAGAGCTCCTTGTCTGAGTCCTACGTCTCCAGAGAAGATCTGCTCACTGACTGGAagacacaacaacagcacacCCACATCTGTACTATGTGGCTCAGAAACTAAACTTACGGCTGCCAACAGCTGACCAGGTGAAGTGGAGGGACAAATAAACTGTTCACACCAAGCAGGATGAGAGGCTGTTTCAGCCAGGTGTACACATTGCACCA
Above is a window of Betta splendens chromosome 9, fBetSpl5.4, whole genome shotgun sequence DNA encoding:
- the LOC114861351 gene encoding zinc finger protein OZF-like; protein product: MDQNKLGMMERNVDHHDKCDTKQPSFTEQDRSTSGVEEKQDPDHAGTTDQQKQRGRKASRLCLCQQCDQAFTTPSELKNHLKVHSGDKQYSCDQCSKTFAARRNLKTHLQIHTGQRPYTCNKCGAVFNRPTDLKIHCGVHTGETLYTCEQCGKTFSHISHLHRHKRVHTSEKPYSCDQCEKAFAYSSSLLKHQVVHTGDKPHSCDQCGKAFYQLIHLLTHQRIHTGEKPYSCKLCGKAFTQPSGLVRHQSVHTSEKPHWCESCGKTFTRLTSLARHQLIHTGEKPHSCKQCGKAFSRLSSLVGHQSVHTGEKPYWCDHCGKVFSYQSGLRTHQRIHTGEKPYSCEQCGKVFSQLSGLEGHRRVHTGVKPYSCEMCGKVFSHHSSLLGHQRIHTGVKPYSCEQCGKVFSQLLQLLTHQRKHTGEKPYCCESCGKTFTLFPGLVKHQRIHTG